In one Platichthys flesus chromosome 3, fPlaFle2.1, whole genome shotgun sequence genomic region, the following are encoded:
- the rnf122 gene encoding RING finger protein 122 isoform X1, producing MEHHCSFDQSGEIPGSITHLPRENNSHLSEMNLGCFCGLGLVYANKSCTMPPITFQDLPLNIYMVIFGTGIFVFILSLIFCCYFISKLRHQAQSERFGYREVVLKGDPKKLNLHGQTCAVCLEDFKVKDELGVLPCQHAFHRRCLVKWLEVRCVCPMCNKPIAGPPEQHHSIGTLLDELV from the exons ATGGAGCATCACTGCTCATTCGAT CAGAGTGGAGAAATACCAGGATCGATCACACACCTGCCCCGAGAAAACAACAGTCATCTCAGCGAAATGAACCTGG GGTGCTTCTGTGGTCTGGGACTGGTCTACGCCAACAAGTCGTGCACCATGCCGCCCATCACCTTCCAGGACCTGCCTCTGAACATCTACATGGTCATCTTCGGGACGGGCATCTTCGTCTTCATCCTGAGCCTCATCTTCTGCTGTTACTTCATCAG CAAACTCCGACACCAGGCCCAGAGTGAGCGGTTTGGATACAGGGAG GTGGTTTTAAAAGGAGACCCCAAAAAGCTGAATCTTCACGGG CAGACATGTGCCGTGTGTTTGGAGGACTTCAAAGTGAAAGACGAGCTGGGAGTGTTGCCATGCCAACACGCTTTCCACAGGAG GTGTCTGGTGAAGTGGCTGGAGGTTCGCTGCGTCTGCCCCATGTGCAACAAACCCATAGCCGGCCCCCCCGAGCAGCACCACAGCATAGGCACTCTGCTGGATGAACTGGTTTAA
- the rnf122 gene encoding RING finger protein 122 isoform X2 → MEHHCSFDQSGEIPGSITHLPRENNSHLSEMNLGCFCGLGLVYANKSCTMPPITFQDLPLNIYMVIFGTGIFVFILSLIFCCYFISKLRHQAQSERFGYREVVLKGDPKKLNLHGTCAVCLEDFKVKDELGVLPCQHAFHRRCLVKWLEVRCVCPMCNKPIAGPPEQHHSIGTLLDELV, encoded by the exons ATGGAGCATCACTGCTCATTCGAT CAGAGTGGAGAAATACCAGGATCGATCACACACCTGCCCCGAGAAAACAACAGTCATCTCAGCGAAATGAACCTGG GGTGCTTCTGTGGTCTGGGACTGGTCTACGCCAACAAGTCGTGCACCATGCCGCCCATCACCTTCCAGGACCTGCCTCTGAACATCTACATGGTCATCTTCGGGACGGGCATCTTCGTCTTCATCCTGAGCCTCATCTTCTGCTGTTACTTCATCAG CAAACTCCGACACCAGGCCCAGAGTGAGCGGTTTGGATACAGGGAG GTGGTTTTAAAAGGAGACCCCAAAAAGCTGAATCTTCACGGG ACATGTGCCGTGTGTTTGGAGGACTTCAAAGTGAAAGACGAGCTGGGAGTGTTGCCATGCCAACACGCTTTCCACAGGAG GTGTCTGGTGAAGTGGCTGGAGGTTCGCTGCGTCTGCCCCATGTGCAACAAACCCATAGCCGGCCCCCCCGAGCAGCACCACAGCATAGGCACTCTGCTGGATGAACTGGTTTAA
- the rnf122 gene encoding RING finger protein 122 isoform X3 has product MHPFQWCNGCFCGLGLVYANKSCTMPPITFQDLPLNIYMVIFGTGIFVFILSLIFCCYFISKLRHQAQSERFGYREVVLKGDPKKLNLHGQTCAVCLEDFKVKDELGVLPCQHAFHRRCLVKWLEVRCVCPMCNKPIAGPPEQHHSIGTLLDELV; this is encoded by the exons ATGCACCCGTTTCAGTGGTGTAACG GGTGCTTCTGTGGTCTGGGACTGGTCTACGCCAACAAGTCGTGCACCATGCCGCCCATCACCTTCCAGGACCTGCCTCTGAACATCTACATGGTCATCTTCGGGACGGGCATCTTCGTCTTCATCCTGAGCCTCATCTTCTGCTGTTACTTCATCAG CAAACTCCGACACCAGGCCCAGAGTGAGCGGTTTGGATACAGGGAG GTGGTTTTAAAAGGAGACCCCAAAAAGCTGAATCTTCACGGG CAGACATGTGCCGTGTGTTTGGAGGACTTCAAAGTGAAAGACGAGCTGGGAGTGTTGCCATGCCAACACGCTTTCCACAGGAG GTGTCTGGTGAAGTGGCTGGAGGTTCGCTGCGTCTGCCCCATGTGCAACAAACCCATAGCCGGCCCCCCCGAGCAGCACCACAGCATAGGCACTCTGCTGGATGAACTGGTTTAA
- the LOC133940810 gene encoding gamma-glutamyl hydrolase, giving the protein MSKPGLSSFVCLLLACSSGAMPTALNQEASNDRPVIGILTQMVSDDFLKPWGETFIPASYVKYAESGGSRVMPIRLTHTAAEYENIFKQINGLLFIGGAADLETSDYAKVAKIFYTLALKANDAGDFFPIWGTCMGLQLLTVLVAGVNLLTNTTAENITLPLNLTTEAHSSRMFQGFSEEFMKILTQEPLTGNFHHYGLTLESFQENAKLRNFFSVLSTNVAENGAHFVSTMEGKRYPFYGVQWHPEVNRFQWNRKRNFPHSPHSVHLSSLLAEFFVNEGRRSSHRFDLEEEDSSLIYSYTPVYAGNITGYEQLYFF; this is encoded by the exons ATGTCCAAGCCAGGATTGTcatcatttgtgtgtttacttctcGCCTGCAGCAGCGGAGCTATGCCCACTGCCCTCAACCAGGAGGCTTCGAATGACAGACCAGTGATCG GTATTTTGACTCAGATGGTTTCAGATGATTTCTTGAAGCCTTGGGGGGAAACCTTCATACCTGCGTCCTACGTGAAGTACGCCGAGTCCGGAGGCAGCAGGGTGATGCCCATCAG ATTGACTCACACTGCTGCAGAATATGAAAACATCTTCAAGCAGATAAATGG TCTGCTTTTCATCGGAGGAGCTGCAGATTTGGAGACGTCAGACTATGCCAAGGTGGCGAAGATTTTTTATACACTCGCTTTGAAG gccAACGATGCGGGGGACTTCTTCCCGATCTGGGGCACGTGCATgggcctgcagctcctcactgtCCTGGTGGCCGGTGTAAATCTGCTGACAAACACCACAGCAGAGAACATAACGCTGCCCCTCAACCTGACCACAG AGGCCCACTCCAGCAGGATGTTCCAGGGCTTCTCTGAGGAGTTTATGAAAATTTTGACCCAAGAACCCCTGACTGGTAATTTCCACCACTATGGATTGACACTAGAG AGCTTCCAGGAAAATGCCAAGCTGAGAAATTTCTTTTCCGTCTTGTCTACAAACGTTGCTGAAAACGGGGCCCACTTTGTCTCAACCATGGAAG GAAAGAGATATCCCTTCTACGGAGTGCAGTGGCACCCGGAGGTGAATCGATTCCAGTGGAACAGAAAGAGGAACTTTCCTCACTCCCCTCACTCCGTCCATCTGTCGTCTCTGCTGGCTGAGTTCTTTGTCAATGAAG GAAGGAGAAGTTCACATCGGTTTGACCTCGAGGAAGAGGACTCTTCCCTGATCTACAGCTACACGCCCGTCTATGCTGGAAACATCACAGGATATGAGCAGCTCTACTTCTTCTGA